AACCTTTTTACAGCGAGCGGTAAGTATTTCTTGACCTGAACCTGAAGTGCGAGACGCGAGACGGAGGACCGATGGACTTTAGCTATTCTCCCGAAGAAGAAAAGTTTCGTCAGCATGTACGCTTATGGCTTGAGGCCAATGCCCCTGAGGATATTCGCGCTGGAAAAGACGAGGACCTCGCTCCGGATGCGCGCTGGGAACGGCAGAAAGCCTGGCATAAGAAACTGCATGAAGGTGGCTGGATCGGTATTTGGTGGCCGAAGGAGTACGGTGGCCGCGGGGCATCGGTGATCGAACAAGCCATCTTCAACGAAGAACTGGCGCAAATGGGATTGTCGAGCGGCGTCAATATGAGTGGTGTGAATCTTCTGGGGCCGACGCTCATTCACGTCGGAAGTGAGGAACAGCGACAACGCTTTCTACCGAAGATTCTGCCAGCCGAGGAACTTTGGTGTCAGGGATATTCTGAACCAGGATCAGGCTCGGACCTGGCATCTTTGCAGACGCGAGCGGTTGAAGATGGAGACCACTTCGTCGTCAACGGTCAAAAGGTGTGGACTAGTTGGGCGCAGCATTCAGATTGGATTTTTCTCTTGGTGCGCACTGATCCGAATGCGCCGAAGCATCAAGGGATCAGTTATTTGCTGGTGGATATGCACTCACCAGGCATTACCGTGCGTCCGCTCGTACAGATCAATGGTGATGCCGAGTTCAACGAAGTGTTCTTTGAAGATGTGCGAGTGCCGAAGAAGAATCTGGTTGGTGACCTTAATCGTGGCTGGATGGTGGCGGTTACGACGTTGATGTTTGAGCGGGTTGCGACAGGCAGCTTTTATCGATTTGAAAAGACCCTGAGTCAACTCTGTGACCTTGCCAAGCGCATGGAGATCAATGGCAAACTTGCGGTGGAAGACACCTCCGTTCGTCAACAATTGGCCCAGTTCGCTATTGAAGCTGAGGCGATCAAGTATAACGACCTCCGTCGC
This Deltaproteobacteria bacterium DNA region includes the following protein-coding sequences:
- a CDS encoding acyl-CoA dehydrogenase — protein: MDFSYSPEEEKFRQHVRLWLEANAPEDIRAGKDEDLAPDARWERQKAWHKKLHEGGWIGIWWPKEYGGRGASVIEQAIFNEELAQMGLSSGVNMSGVNLLGPTLIHVGSEEQRQRFLPKILPAEELWCQGYSEPGSGSDLASLQTRAVEDGDHFVVNGQKVWTSWAQHSDWIFLLVRTDPNAPKHQGISYLLVDMHSPGITVRPLVQINGDAEFNEVFFEDVRVPKKNLVGDLNRGWMVAVTTLMFERVATGSFYRFEKTLSQLCDLAKRMEINGKLAVEDTSVRQQLAQFAIEAEAIKYNDLRRLTRQLKGMPPGPEGSYSKVVTTELNLRICNFAMELLGPYSILEKGSPFAVDHARWSYRMLGARAGTIAAGTNEIQRGIVGERVLGLPKGR